The window TTCCGGATACGGCGGCAGACTGAAGGACGCGGCACGTATGATACTGAACAAACCGCAGGACCAGTCTTATTACAATGTCGGCCTCTGGCTCTATGGTGGCGGGCAGAACGTCTTCCTGCAGGACGCTAACAGCATTATCATGCGGACCCATGAGCTTGTCGAGGTACTCCATTTCCTGAAGGAGACCTTCCCCGAAGTCAACCGTATCACCAGCTACGGCCGGTCCAAGACGGCGGCAAAGAAGACCCTTGAGGAACTCGTCGAAATTCGTGAGGCGGGACTTTCCCGACTGCACATCGGGTTGGAGTCCGGCAGCGATACCGTCCTCAAGCTCATGGACAAGGGAGTGACCGCTGCCGAGCACATCACCGGGGGCAGGAAGGTGGTCGAGTCCGGGATATCGCTCTCGGAATATGTCCTCCTCGGGTTGGGGGGCCGGGGACTGTGGCGGGAGCATGCCATCGAGACAGCCCGCGTGCTCAGCGAGATAAACCCGAATTATATCCGCATCAGGACCCTGAGCGTTAGTCCGGGACTGCCGATGTATGCCGACCTCGAAGGCGGCAGCTTCGTCCTCGAAAACGACGAAGAGATGGTCGAGGAACTGAGGCTGCTCGTCGAGAACCTGGACTGTGACTCTAACTTCGTCAGCGACCACATCAATAACCTGCTCCAGGGAGTAGAGGGAAAGCTCCCCCACGACAAAGAGAAGATGCTGGCGACCATCGAACAGTTCCAGTCGCTACCCCCCGAAGAAAGAATCAACTTCAGGATTGGCAGGAGGGCACGCATCTACCTGCACGTCGACGACCTCAATGATGCCCACAAGCACCAGGTAGTCGAGCAGATAATCGAGAAGCTCGGCAACGGTGACCACGATGGCGACCAGCAAATGATAGATAGACTAATCGAAGGTTACTTCGTACCGCTATGAGCAGACTGGCAGGGGAGATAGTCGACCTGCTTCGTCGCAAGGGCCTGACCCTGGGGTTGGTCGAGTCCGCCACCGGCGGCCTGATTTCGCACCTGATAACCAATGTCCCCGGCAGCTCCGATGTCTACACGGGGTCGGTTACATCCTACAGCAACGATGCCAAGGCCAGGATTGTGGGCGTCAGTGCGGACAGCATCGAGCAGTACGGAGCGGTCAGCCCGCAAGTTGCCGGGGAAATGGCGCAGGGCGGAAGGCGGGTGCTGAACGTTGATATCTGTGTTACCGATACCGGAATTGCCGGGCCGGGCGGGGCGACCCCGGAGAAACCGGTGGGGCTGTTCTACATCGGGTTGTCCCACAGGGGCGGCACCTTCAACCGGAAGCACGTCTTCTCCGGTGACCGCGAGGCCAACAAGCGCGCTGCCGCGGAAACGGCTCTCACCTGGCTCAAGGAGTACCTGGAGAGTCTGGGGTAGGGCTCTCCCTTTCGGACCTACGGCTCCCGCCAGCGCATCCGGGTGATTCCCAGGATATTGGTGGCCACCATGAAAACCAGCAGTATGAGAACGGGAACCAGGACTGATGAGCCGCCGGTAAGAACTTCCCGGAAAGCCTGCCCCGCATGGGTGAACGGTGATACCCGCGCTACCCACTGCAGCCACTCCGGCAGCCTCTCGATGGGGTAGAAAATGGGTGACACCAGGACCACCAGGATTCCCACCGTGCTGCTGAGCATATAGCCCGCCTGGGCGGTCCTGACGTGTGTAGCGATAAGGACGGCGAAACCGGGGAGAGCGAGCGCCGTCATGATAAGCAGGGGCAACAGCAACAGCGACAGGTGAAAGTCCGCCCCGACGGCGGCAGCAACACCAAGCACTCCCACTGCGGTCAGCATCGCCGTCAGGGCGCTGGCAGTGGTGACACCGGTCACGTAGGACCCGGGGGACATGGGTGATGTCCGGAACAGCGTCATCTGCCCCTCGAACCGCTCC of the Dehalococcoidales bacterium genome contains:
- a CDS encoding radical SAM protein, with amino-acid sequence MEDAFELGPFRPPSEAFSLLLRLTRNCPWNRCRFCGMYKGQRFELRSVEDIKQDIEAVRRIYDRIIELAWSSGYGGRLKDAARMILNKPQDQSYYNVGLWLYGGGQNVFLQDANSIIMRTHELVEVLHFLKETFPEVNRITSYGRSKTAAKKTLEELVEIREAGLSRLHIGLESGSDTVLKLMDKGVTAAEHITGGRKVVESGISLSEYVLLGLGGRGLWREHAIETARVLSEINPNYIRIRTLSVSPGLPMYADLEGGSFVLENDEEMVEELRLLVENLDCDSNFVSDHINNLLQGVEGKLPHDKEKMLATIEQFQSLPPEERINFRIGRRARIYLHVDDLNDAHKHQVVEQIIEKLGNGDHDGDQQMIDRLIEGYFVPL
- a CDS encoding ABC transporter permease, with product MTRWFRDAYVVFSMEVRRFLKDWEGFVINSLISSATFIMLRLMTAPPPDVEVQLLAGAIVLAVGMQSVSVTGSLLVSERFEGQMTLFRTSPMSPGSYVTGVTTASALTAMLTAVGVLGVAAAVGADFHLSLLLLPLLIMTALALPGFAVLIATHVRTAQAGYMLSSTVGILVVLVSPIFYPIERLPEWLQWVARVSPFTHAGQAFREVLTGGSSVLVPVLILLVFMVATNILGITRMRWREP
- a CDS encoding CinA family protein, whose translation is MSRLAGEIVDLLRRKGLTLGLVESATGGLISHLITNVPGSSDVYTGSVTSYSNDAKARIVGVSADSIEQYGAVSPQVAGEMAQGGRRVLNVDICVTDTGIAGPGGATPEKPVGLFYIGLSHRGGTFNRKHVFSGDREANKRAAAETALTWLKEYLESLG